From Microlunatus capsulatus, a single genomic window includes:
- a CDS encoding NeuD/PglB/VioB family sugar acetyltransferase, with protein MSDSVILVAAGGLAREVVAALETSTDLKVVGLVDDDPVRHGTTVGGHPVLGGTEALHDHSEALLVLCAGRGQGRRALAERLARDGVSADRWATVVDPSVRVPDSCRVGSGSVLLAGVVLTSDVVVGRHVVVMPQVTLTHDDEVEDYATLCAGVRLGGGVRVGSAAYLGMSSSVRQGVEVGAGATLGMGAVLLQDLPAGQTWAGVPARSLRDAAG; from the coding sequence GTGTCCGACAGCGTCATCCTCGTCGCGGCGGGAGGCCTCGCCCGCGAGGTCGTCGCCGCGCTCGAGACCAGCACCGACCTGAAGGTCGTCGGCCTGGTCGACGACGACCCGGTTCGGCACGGCACGACGGTCGGAGGACACCCCGTGCTGGGTGGCACGGAGGCCCTGCACGACCACTCGGAGGCGCTGCTGGTGCTGTGCGCCGGCCGCGGGCAGGGCCGCCGCGCCCTGGCCGAGCGGCTGGCCCGGGACGGCGTCTCGGCCGACCGGTGGGCGACGGTCGTCGACCCCTCGGTCCGGGTGCCGGACTCGTGCCGGGTCGGGAGCGGCAGCGTGCTGCTCGCGGGCGTGGTGCTGACGTCGGACGTGGTCGTGGGCCGGCACGTGGTCGTCATGCCGCAGGTGACGCTGACGCACGACGACGAGGTCGAGGACTACGCGACCCTCTGCGCGGGGGTCCGCCTGGGTGGCGGCGTCCGTGTCGGCTCCGCCGCCTACCTGGGGATGAGCAGCAGCGTGCGCCAGGGCGTCGAGGTGGGGGCCGGCGCCACCCTCGGCATGGGCGCCGTCCTGCTCCAGGATCTCCCCGCGGGCCAGACCTGGGCCGGCGTGCCGGCCCGATCTCTCCGGGATGCCGCCGGATGA
- a CDS encoding glycosyltransferase family 2 protein — MRFVRPQPLRSTPTVSVVVPCYNYGRYLPALVQGLLDQPQVVVDVLVVDDASPDGSGEVAEELAARHPSVSVLRHPVNRGHIRTYNDGLEQVRGDYVALLSADDLLPPGALTRAVALMEAHPSVGLVYGYARSFSGEAPAPAATVRNWTVWSGSSWLRSSARQARCFISSPEVVMRRAALDQVGLYDPRLPHSGDLDLWLRTALHWDVGRVNGPDQALYRVHEANMHLTTYNGWLTDLVERRTTFGLLFDEHATGRAEVAALRPVVMRRLAVEALRRGLRTHRDGGDAEAVADYRRFALETDAGIGRTVWGRAFDLGPGRGGRWPAASSRRFASRVTHHLAWRRERRYGI, encoded by the coding sequence ATGAGGTTCGTGCGCCCCCAGCCGCTGCGCAGCACGCCGACCGTCAGCGTCGTCGTCCCCTGCTACAACTACGGCCGCTACCTGCCTGCCCTGGTGCAGGGCCTGCTCGACCAGCCCCAGGTCGTCGTGGACGTCCTCGTCGTGGACGACGCCTCCCCGGACGGCAGCGGCGAGGTGGCCGAGGAGCTCGCCGCTCGGCACCCCTCCGTCTCGGTGCTGCGGCACCCGGTGAACCGCGGGCACATCCGCACCTACAACGACGGCCTCGAGCAGGTCCGCGGTGACTACGTCGCCCTGCTCTCCGCCGACGACCTGCTCCCCCCGGGCGCGCTGACCCGCGCGGTCGCCCTGATGGAGGCCCACCCGTCGGTCGGGCTCGTCTACGGCTACGCCCGCTCGTTCAGCGGGGAGGCGCCCGCACCGGCGGCCACGGTCCGCAACTGGACGGTCTGGAGCGGCTCCAGCTGGCTGCGCAGCTCGGCCCGGCAGGCGCGGTGCTTCATCTCCAGCCCGGAAGTGGTGATGCGCCGCGCAGCCCTCGACCAGGTCGGTCTCTACGACCCCCGGCTGCCCCACTCCGGCGACCTCGACCTCTGGCTGCGCACGGCCCTGCACTGGGACGTCGGACGCGTCAACGGCCCCGACCAGGCGCTGTACCGCGTGCACGAGGCGAACATGCACCTGACGACCTACAACGGCTGGCTCACCGACCTGGTGGAGCGCCGCACGACGTTCGGGCTGCTGTTCGACGAGCACGCCACCGGGCGGGCGGAGGTGGCTGCGCTGCGGCCCGTGGTCATGCGGCGGCTGGCCGTCGAGGCCCTCCGCCGAGGGCTGCGGACGCACCGCGACGGTGGCGACGCGGAGGCCGTCGCGGACTACCGGCGTTTCGCGCTCGAGACGGACGCCGGGATCGGCCGGACCGTCTGGGGTCGCGCCTTCGACCTCGGGCCGGGTCGTGGAGGGCGTTGGCCGGCGGCGTCGTCGCGCCGCTTCGCGTCCCGCGTGACCCACCACCTGGCCTGGCGCCGTGAACGGCGGTACGGGATATGA